The nucleotide window TTATGTAACCGCTCGTCGTCAGGTTTTGAAGCCGGGCGCCCGGCCATCGCGCGAAATGCTTTAGGCGATTGCGCCCGGCCCTGCAACGCCATAGCGTGCGCCCGACACGACCAATACCAACACCGGAGACCACCTTGACTTTCGACGACCCGATCGAGCGACGCGGCACAAATTGCAGCAAATGGGACAAGATGGAACAGATCTATGGCGTCCCCGCCGAGGAGGGGCTGGCCATGTGGGTCGCCGACATGGATTTCCGCCCGCCACAGGCGGTCAGCGACGCGCTGCGCGGGATGCTCGATCCCGGCATCTTCGGCTATTACGGCGATGACAGCGGCTATCGCCGGGCGATCTGCTGGTGGATGGAAACCCGCCACGGCTGGAAGGTGGACCCGTCCTGGATCTTCACCACCCACGGGCTCGTGAATGGCACCGGCATGTGCGTCGACGCCTTCACCGATCCCGGCGACGGGGTGGTGCTGTTCACGCCCGTCTACCATGCCTTCGCGCGGGTCATCACCTCGGCAGGGCGCCGGGTGGTGGAATGCCCGTTGGTCGATGAGGACGGCCGCTACCGGATGGATTTCGCCGCCTACGACGAGATCCTCGACGGGTCGGAAAAACTGCTGGTGCTCTGCTCGCCGCACAATCCCGGCGGCCGCGTCTGGACCAGGGAAGAACTGGAGGGCGTCGCCGCGTTCGCCAAGTGTCACGACCTCGTGCTGGTGTCCGACGAAATCCACCACGATCTTGTCTACCCGGGGCACACGCATACCGTCATGGCCCATATCGACGGTATCGCCGACCGCTTGGTGATGATGACGGCAACCACCAAGACCTTCAACATCGCCGGTTCGCATTCCGGCAATGTCATCATCGCGGACGAGAGCCTGCGCGCGAGATTCGCCGCGCGCATGGCCGGGCTCGGCCTGTCGCCCAATTCCTTCGGCCTCGTCATGGCCGAGGCCGCCTATTCATCCGAAGGGGCGGCCTGGGTCGATGACCTGATGCTCTATCTCGATGGCAACCGGAAACTGTTCGACGCGGGGATCAACGCCATCCCCGGCCTGCGGTCCATGCCGCTCGAGGCGACGTACCTGTCCTGGGTCGACTTCTCCGGCACCGGCATGGGCCGAGAGGAATTCACCGCGCGGGTCGAAAAGACGGCAAAGATCGCCGCCAATCACGGACCCACCTTCGGGACCGGCGGCGAAAGCTTCCTGCGGTTCAACATCGCCACGCAGCGCGCGCGCGTGCAAGAGGCTGTCGCGCGGCTACAGGACGCGTTCTCGGACCTTCAATAGCGTCCGGGGGCGTGGGTTCGGAGTGCGCAGGCGCACTCTGACCGGGGCGAGGGGCCAGCCCCTCGCGCTCCCCGGCCTACTGTCGGAACAGTGAAACCGCGCGTCAGGCGTCGCCGATCAGTGCAACGGGCGCATCATCGGGGCGGGCGAAATCCAGAGGCTGCTCCCCCGACGCCTCGTTGACCACTTTCAACTCGAAACGGATCTCCTGCCCGTCATCCTCGGACGCCACGATCAGGCAGCGCTTGAGATGGCGGGACCCGTCATAAAGGTCGACGAGACCGCGAAGATGCGGCGCGGAACCGGCGCGCAGGGCGAACCCGTTTTCCCAGGCCCGCACCACGTTATGGGACTGCGGTCCGGCCTCGACCCTCAATCGATTGCTTTTCTGCCAGCCACGTGTCCGCGCCTCTTCGAGGCCCGCAAGGATCTCGGGAGAAAGAAAAGTGGTCATGGCAGTCACCTTCGAACAGAATCGCTAGGCGAGAATGTAGGGCTAAACCATGACAGTCACGTAAATTTTTCGCCGCATTGCCGCAATGCACTTGCGACGCGTCACCCGCCCAGAAGCCCCTCGAGCTGATTGCCAAGGTAATAGCAGACCGCCACCTGCCCCCCGGCGCCGTGCGGGCCCATGAACACGCCATCGGCATCCGAAATATAGGCACAGATCGCCTGGAATTCCGCCAGCCGCGCGGCACCTATGGCACCCCCACGGCTCAGCAGTTCCTCGATCTCCTGGCGCTCTCCGAATTGCTGTACGGCCCAGGCGGCCTGCTGCATCTCTACCGGCACGTCGGGATGCCCCCAGGCCCACATCCAGCTGCCATCGTCGGAATAGGTGCCGATGACCTGCGCCTCGGCCGCGATCTCGGGCCCCTCGGGGGGCACGAACACGATCCGGCCCTTCTTCAGGTTCAGCCGGAACTCCGAAACCTCCTGCACCTGCGATGAAACCGCGCTGCCGGCGGTCCGGGTCTTCAGGTGGAACGCCGCGTTGACCGCAAGCTGCCGGTACGTCTCGGGCAATTGGGTCGCCCCGGCATCGGCCTGCCGTCCGGCGAACTCCAGCAGGATCTCGTTCATTTCTCGCTCCTTTTCGGTATGCCGGGTCACGCCCTTGTGCGCCATGGCATGAATGGCGGCACCCGTCACCGTTCACATGTCCGGCACCACGTTCCACGACAAACTCGGCTTCGGCAACCGGCATTCGACCGACGGGCGGGCCGGAGGCCGCGAATTCCAGGCTCCGGGCGCAACTCCCTGTGTGCCGCTGCACAGTCTCTGCGCGGGGATCTGCCCTGCCCGAAACCATTGGCGCGGTTAAGTGTTGGGGGACAGGAAAAGGAGGCTCCGATGGGCGAGTTGATCGACGGCACATGGCATACAGGCTGGTACGACACGAAAAAGCATGGCGGCAAATTCAAGCGGGAGACCTCGAAATTCCGCAACTGGATCACCGCCGACGGCAGTGCCGGGCCAAGCGGCGAGGGCGGCTTCAAGGCCGAAGCGGGGCGCTACCATCTCTATGTCTCGCTTGCCTGTCCCTGGGCGCACCGCGCGCTCGTCTTTCGTCGCCTGAAGGGTCTCACCGACCTGATCGACGTGTCGGTCGTGCATCCCGACATGCTCTCCGATGGCTGGACGTTCGACACCGATTTCCCGGGCGCCACGGGCGACAAGCTATTCGGCCTGCCATTCGCGCGCGATCTCTACATTCGCGCCAATCCCGACACGACCGGCCACGTGACCGTGCCGATCCTGTGGGACATGCAGCGCGACACCATCGTGTCCAATGAAAGCGCCGAGATCATCCGCATGTTCAATTCCGCCTTCAACGACATCACCGGCAACGACGACGACTATTACCCCAAGGAATTGCGGGACGAGATCGAGGACATCAACGAGCGCGTCTATCACACCGTCAACAACGGCGTCTACAAGGCAGGCTTCGCGACGACCCAGGACGCCTACGAAGACGCCGTCATTCCGCTGTTCGAGACGCTGGACTGGCTGGAGGGCCTCCTGTCAGAGCGCAGGTACCTGGCCGGTGCGCAGCTGACCGAAGCCGACTGGCGTCTGTTCACCACGCTGATCCGCTTCGACAAGGTCTATCACGGGCATTTCAAGTGCAACCGCGCCCGGATCGTCGATTATCCCAACCTGTGGGGCTACCTGCGGGAGCTCTATCAATGGCCCGAGGTTGCTCAGACCGTGAACTTCGATCACATCACGCGCCACTACCATTACAGCCACGATATGATCAACCCGCACCGCATCATCCCCATCGGTCCCGACCTTGACCTCACGGCACCGCACGGGCGCGACAAGGGCTGACGCCGAACTGTCAAAAACCCGGCCCGAATCCCTTGACGGGCGATGGCTTTGGCCGTAAAGACGCGCAACGGAATTCAGGGCGCTGCCTATGGCGGTGCCCGTTTGTATTGAGAGGGACCGCCCAAGCGGCCCGACAAAAACGAGGATGAACCCATGTCGCGCCGCTGCGAACTGACCGGAAAAGGCCCGATGGTTGGCAACAACTCCAGCCACGCCAACAACAAAACCAAGCGTCGCTACCTGCCCAACCTGAACGACGTGACCCTGCAATCCGAAACGCTGGGTCGCGGCATCAAGCTGCGCATCACCGCCGCTGCCCTGCGCAGCGTCGACCACCGCGGCGGGCTGGACGGCTTCCTGGCCAAGTCGAAAGATGCCGAACTGTCGGATCGCGCGCTCAAGGTCAAGAAAGAGATCGCCAAGGCCCAGGCCGCCAACGCCTGATCGCCCTTGCGCATCGCACAATACGAAGGCCCTGCCGTTTGGCGGGGCTTTTTTGTTGCGGGCTTGTGTGCGCGAAGAGTGAATTGTGGCTGGGAGCCCAAACCTACTTGGTCCCTTCATTCGTATTCTCTAATTGATCGACTGCTTCAGTTGTGACCTCACTCTCTTCATTTGGTAATAATGGACTTGCCCGGTTTTGGTGGAGAGCGTTTAGCTCACTTCGCGGGCCTTTCGCTCGAATGCTATCGGGCTTTGGAAGCCGAGCGATGAATGGCGTCTGACGGGATTGTAGAACCCGTCGATGTATCTGGCGATGGCGTTTTCGGCCTGTTGGCGGGATTTCCAGGCGACCGGCCAGATCAGCTCCGACTTGATGGTTTTGAAGAACGTTTCCACCATTGAGTTGTCATAGCAGTTCCCGCGCCCGCTCATCGAGATCAAGATGCCACGTTTGCGGAGCCGCGCCTGATAGTCCACCGAGCAGTATTGCGATCCGCGGTCGGAATGGTGAACCAGTCCTGGCTCAGGGTTGCGAGCGGCCAGAGCATGGCGCAGGGCTGCGATGGCGAGGTCACGCTTCAGACGATCACTCGTGGCCCAACCGACGACGCGGCGCGAGAAGAGGTCCAAGACAATGGCAAGGTAAAGCCAGCCCTCTGCCGTCCAGATGTAGGAGATGTCCGCCCCCCACTTCCTGTCCGGACAGTCCGCCGCGAAATCTTGTGCCACGAGGTTGGGCGCCACAGGCCAGGCATGTTCACTGTCCGTCGTCCGTTTAAAGCGCCGCTTTTGCCGCGCGATCAACTGGTTCTCGTGCATCAGTCGTGCCGTGCGGTGCCGCCCTATCTTGAGCCCCTCATCGACGAGGTCGCGGTGCATGCGGGGACTGCCGTAGGTCCCGTTCGACAGCTCAAAGGCCGTTCGAATGTGGGCAAGATGGATCATGTCCTGCTGCTGGCGATGACAGGCAGGGCGGTCCCGCCAAGCGAAGAACCCGCTCTGGCTGACACCGAGAACATGACACATTCGCCGGATCGGGAAGCTGGCCTTCTCCGCCTCTATGAAAGCGAAGCTCATCGACTTGCGTCTTTCGCGAAGAAGGTTGCGGCCTTTTTTAAGATGTCGCGCTCCTGCTTCAGAACCGCGTTCTCGCGTCGCAACCGCTTCAGCTCCGCGTGCAGATCGACCGATGCCTCGACCGGCCCACCAGCGTCCCGCTCGCGACTGAGCCATCGCGTCAGTGTCGAAAGCCCGATCCCCAGATCTTCCGCGATCTCCCGTCGCGTCCGGCCGCTGGTCAGCGCCAGCCGCACCGCTTCACGCCGGAACTCCGGCGTCGGTCTGTTTCCGTTTCCCATAGAACACCTCCTGGTTCCTCAGTTGGTGCTCTCCACTTTTCCAGGGCAAGTCCAAACCAAGGCGTCGTTAGCGACGTCCAAGGTGAACGGCAGCTTGGTCAGCAAAACGAACAACACAAAACCCTTCGTCCGCAGTTCCCGCGCTGCAACGGTCTGGCCTCAGCCCGCCACCGCTGCCCGAATGGCCTGCATGTTCTGCCCGTAGACCTCCGGTGCCTCCACCGATCCACCTTTGAACACCGCAGATCCGGCCACCAGCACATCCGCCCCCGCCTCCACGACCAGCGGCGCGGTTTCCGGCGTCACGCCGCCGTCGATCTGGATATGCACCTCGCGGTCGCCGATCATCTGGCGCAGCCGCCGCGTCTTCTCGACGCCCGACATGATGAACTTCTGCCCTCCAAAGCCTGGGTTCACCGTCATCAGCACTACCATGTCCACCATGTCCAGAACGTATTCGATACTCTCCAGCGGCGTTCCGGGGTTGACGCAGACCCCGGCCTTGCACCCCGCCCCGCGAATGGCCTGCAAGGTGCGGTGGATATGCGGGCCGGCCTCGACATGGGCGCTGATCATGTCCGCGCCCGCCTCGGCATAGGCCTCGATATACACATCCACCGGCGCGATCATCAGGTGCACGTCCATGAAGGTTGTCACATGCGGACGAAATGCCTTCACTGCCGGGGGTCCGAAGGTCAGGTTCGGCACGAAATGCCCGTCCATCACGTCCACATGCACCCAATCCGCGCCCTGATCCTCGATGGCCCGAATCTCGGCCCCGAAATTGGCGAAATCGGCAGACAGGATGGATGGCGCGATCTTGACGGAACGGTCGAACGGCATGGCAGGCTCTCCTTGGGGTTTGCCGTGCACATGCGGGGTTTGGCGCACGCCGTCAAGCCTTGCGCCGCCGGATTGCACCGCACCGCCATTCGTGCCACCAATTGATCCCGCCATTCCGCTCAGGGGGACCCGCACCATGCTCGGCCAGATGCAGCACCGCCCGCTCAGGATCATCGACATCCTGACCTACGCCGCCGAGGCCTTCCCCGAACAGGGCCTCGTCTCCGTGCGCGACGAAGGTGATACTCACCGCACCACCTATCCCCAGACGCTGGCCCGTGTCTGCCAACTGGCCCACGCGCTCGACGCGCTGGATCTGAAAACCGGCAACCGCATCGCCACGCTCGCCTGGAACGGCTACCGCCATTTCGAGCTGTACTACGCCATCGCCGGGATCGGCGGCGTCTGCCACACGATCAACCCCCGCCTTCCGCCCGAGCAGATGCAGTATATCCTCGACCACGCGCAGGACAGCGCGATCTGCGTCGATATCAGCCTCGTGCCGCTCCTGGAGAAGGTCACCCTGCCCAACGGCTGCCGCGTCATCGTCCTGACCGATGCCGACCACATGCCCGACGCCCCAGACGGCGCCCTCGCCTACGAGGACCTGCTGGCGGACCAGCCCCAGACCTACGACTGGCCCAGCTTCCCCGAAGACACCGCCGCCGGCCTCTGCTACACCTCCGGCACCACCGGCAACCCCAAGGGCGCGCTCTATTCGCACCGCTCCACCGTGCTGCACGCGCTCTTGGTCATCGCCGGCCACCCGCAAAGCCTGCGCCACGGGTCCCGCGTCCTGCCCGTGGTCCCGCTCTTTCACGTCAACGCGTGGGGGATGCCCTATACCGCGCCGCTGGCGGGCATGACCATGGTCATGCCGGGGCGCCAACTCGACGGGGCCAGCCTCTATGACCTGATGGATTCCGAACAGGTTTTCTCGGCTTGGGGCGTGCCCACCGTCTGGGCCGGCCTGCAACAGGAGATCGCCAAGCGCGGCACGCCACCCAACGGATTCAAGGATCTCGTGGTCGGTGGCTCCGCCGCCCCCCGCTCGATGATTGCCGCCTTCGAGGAGATGGGCGTCAACGTCAACCAGGCCTGGGGCATGACCGAGATGAGCCCCATCGGCACCCGCGGCATCCTGCCCAGCCGCCTAAACGACGCCCCCCTCGACGAGCGCATCGACGCCAAGGTCGGCGCGGGCCGCCGCCTTTTCGGTGTCGAATTCAAGCTCAAGGACGACGCGGGCAATCTCGTCCCGCACGATGGCGAAAGCCCCGGAGAGCTCTTCGTGCGCGGCAGCACCGTGATCTCGGGCTACTACAACAACGACGACGCCACCGCCGCCGCAATGGACGAAGACGGCTGGTTCGGCACCGGCGACGTCGCCACCGTCGATGACAATGGCCGCCTGATCGTTCGCGACCGCGCCAAGGATCTGGTGAAATCGGGCGGCGAATGGATCAGTTCCATCGACCTCGAAAATGCCGCCATCTCGCACCCGCTGATCGACACCTGCGCCGTCATTGCCGTGCCTCACCCCAAGTGGGACGAACGCCCGGTTCTGGTCGTGGTCCCAGCCGGTGACGAAAAGCCCACTCTCGCGGACATCCACGCTCACTTGGAGCCGCATTTCGCCAAGTGGCAGATGCCCGACGACATCCTCTTCACCGATGCCCTGCCGCTCACCGCGACCGCCAAGGTCTCCAAGCTGACCCTGCGCGAGCAATTCTCCGACTACGTCCACCCCGACCTGCGCGAGGACGGCGCGTGAGCCTGCCCCTCGACACCGCCGCGCTCGAGGCGTGGGCCAAGACCCACCTGCCCGCCCTCGAAGGCCCCATCACCGCCACCAAGTTCTCCGGCGGTCAGTCCAACCCCACCTACCGGCTCGACACGCCCTCGGGCCAATTCGTCCTGCGCCGCAAGCCCCCCGGCGTGCTCCTCAAATCCGCCCACGCGGTAGACCGCGAATACCGCGTGCAAAAGGCCCTTGCGGAAACCGGCGTGCCGGTGCCGAAGATGCACGCCCTTTGCGAGAACGACAGCGTGATCGGCTCGGCCTTCTACGTCATGGACCATGTCGAAGGCCGCAATTTCGACCAGCCGTCCCTGCCCGAAATCGCCCCCGAAGACCGCGCCCCCCTCATCGACGCCATGAACCGAACCCTCGTGGCCATCCATTCCGTCGACCTCGACGCCACCGGCCTCGCCGACTACGGCCCGCCCGGCCACTACTGCGAACGCCAGACCGAACGCTGGACGCAGCAGTACCGCGCCACCGCGACCGAGGACATCGCCGAGATGGACGCCCTCATCGACTGGCTCTTCGCCCACATGCCCCCCGATGACGGCCAGCGCACGCTCGTCCATGGCGACTACCGCCTCGACAACCTGCTCTTCGCCCCCGACACCCCCCGCGTCGCCGCCGTGCTCGACTGGGAGCTGTCGACCACCGGCCACCCCTATGCCGACCTTGCAGCGGTCATCATGCAATGGTCCATGCCCGCCACCGCCGAGGGGCGCGGGCTGGAGGGGATCGACCGCGCCGCCCACGGCCTCTGGTCCGACCGGCAGTTCATCGACACCTATTGCGAACGGCGCGGCATCCCCGGCATCGCGGATTTCAATTTCTACCTCGCCTTCACCTATTTCCGCATGGCCGCCATCCTTCAGGGCGTCAAGAAACGCGCCCTCGACGGCAACGCCTCCGACCCCGACCGCGCCCTGAAACTGGGCGCCTACGTTCCCTTCTTCGCCCGCTCGGGCCTGAAAGCCGCCACCGAATGACCGACACCTTCGACCCCAATCTGCGCGAGGCACCCTCGCCACTCTCCGAAACCCTCGGCTTCGACATGACCGACTGGTCCGAAGGCTACGCCCGGGTCGAGGCTCCCATCGCGCCCCATCTGATGAACCGCCAGGGCCTGCCCCACGGCGGTGTCTATGCCGCGATCCTCGACACCGCGATGGGCTTCTGCGGCTGCTTCACCGGCGATCCGAACGTGAAACAGAACGCGCTCACCCTCAGCATGACGGTCAATTACCTCGCCCGCGCCACCGGGAAGCACCTGGTGGCCGAGGCCCGCGTGACCGGCGGAGGCCGCTCCACCTTCTTCGCCAAAGGCGAGGTGCGCGACGACACCGGCACACTCATCGCCGAGGCGACCGGCGTCTTCAAACTGCGCGCCCGGAAGTAACCTGCAACCCCGTAGGCTGGGGTTCCACCCCACCGCGCCCCTCACACAAACGCTTCGCAACCGCGTAGGGTGGGGTTCCACCCCACCGCCCCCTTCGCACATGCGCTCCGCCAACGCATAGGGTCGGGTTCCACCCCACCGCACCCCTCGCACAAGCGCTTCACCGACGCGTAGGGCGTGGTTCCACCCCACCGCACCCCTCGCACAAGCGCTTCACCAACGCGTAGGGTGGGTGAAAACCCACGCGACTCCCATGAATTTCCCGAAAACTCCCTTGACCTTCCAGTCACTGGAACCCCTATCTCTGCCGCATGACAACGCTGAACCTCGAACTTGACGGCATGTCCTGCGCCGGCTGCGCGGGCCGCGCCGAACGCGCCCTCGGCGCGCTGCCCGGCCTCGGCCGCGCAACCGTGAACTTCGCCACCGGCACCGCGCAGGTGGCCACCGGCACCGCGTCGCTTACCGCCATCACAGGCGCGCTCTCCTCTGCCGGCTACCCCGCCCGTACCGCGCAAACGACCCTCGCGATCGACGGGATGCACTGCGCCTCCTGCGTGGGCCGGGTCGAGGACAGCCTGACCGCCACGCCCGGCGTGCTCAGCGCCACCGTCAACCTCGCCACCCGGACGGCACAGGTCACCTACCTCTCGGGCACCACCACCCCCGCCGACCTCGCCCGCACCGCCACCCGGGCGGGCTACCCGGCCCGCCCCGCCGAGGACGAGACGCCCGATCCCGCCGCCGCCCGTCGCGCCACCGAGGTCACCGACGCCCGCGATGCGACCCTGATCGCCGCCGTGCTGACGCTGCCTGTCTTCATATCGGAAATGGGCGGCCATCTCGTACCCGCCTTCCACGACCGGCTGCACGCAACCATCGGCCTCCAGGCCCTCTGGACCATGCAATTTCTCTTCACCACGCTGGTCCTCGCCTGGCCGGGGCGGCAGTTCCTGGTGCTGGGCCTGCCCGCGCTCCTGCGCGGTGCGCCCGACATGAACAGCCTCGTCTCCCTCGGCACCCTGGCCGCCTGGGGGTACTCGACGGTGGCCCTCTTCGCCCCCGGCGTCCTGCCCCCCGGCACCGCCGCCGTCTATTTCGAGGCCGCCGCCGTCATCGTCACCCTCATCCTTCTGGGCCGCTGGATGGAGGCCCGCGCCCGCGGCCGGACCGGCGCCGCCATCCGTCGCCTGATCGGCCTGCAACCCGACACCGCCCGCGTGATCCGCAAGGGTGCGGCACAGGACATTCCCGTCGCGCAGGTGAGCGTCGGGGACACGCTCCAACTGCGCCCCGGCGACCGCATCCCCGTCGACGGCACCGTCACCGACGGCACGTCCCACGTGGACGAATCCATGATCTCGGGCGAGCCCCTGCCCGTCTCGAAAACCACCAACGACACGCTCATCGCCGGCACCATCAACGGCGACGGCGCGCTCACCATGACCGCCACCGGTGTGGGCCGCGACACCATGCTCGCCCGCATCGTCGCCATGGTGCAGGAGGCCCAGGGCGCCAAGCTGCCGATCCAGGCCCTGGCCGACAAGGTCGTGCGCGTCTTCGTGCCCGTGGTCATCACCCTCGCGGTGCTCACCGTCCTGGCATGGCTCGCCTTCGGCCCCAGCCCCGCCCTCGGCTTCGCCCTCGTCGCCGGTGTCTCGGTGCTGATCATCGCCTGCCCCTGCGCCATGGGACTGGCCACGCCCACCTCGATCATGGTCGGCACCGGCCGCGCCGCCGAACTCGGCGTTCTTTTCCGCAAGGGCGATGCGCTCCAGTCGCTGGCCGAAGTCCGCGTGGTCGCCTTCGACAAGACCGGCACCCTCACCATTGGCCGCCCGACCCTCACCACGCTGCACCTCGCCCCGGGGGTCGACCGCGCCGACACCCTCGCCGCCATCGCCGCGGCCGAGGCGCAGTCCGAGCACCCCATCGCCCGCGCCATCGAGACCGCGGCCCGCGACGAAAGCCTCACCCTGCCCCGCGTAACCGAGTTCCGGGCCATCCCCGGCCACGGCCTTTCGGCAACCGTCAACGGCCAGAACGTGCTGGCCGGAACCGCCCGGCTGATGCACGACCATGCCATCGACATCGCCCCCTTCGCCGACGCGCTGGCGCACCTGACCGCCCAAGGCGAGACCCCGGTCTTTGCCGCCATCGACGGACGTCTTGCCGCCCTTCTCGCCGTCTCCGACCCGATCAAGCCTGCGGCCCGCGACACCATCCGCTCCCTGCATGAAAGCGGCCTGCAAACCGCCCTCGTCACCGGCGACACGGCAGCCACGGCCCGCGCCGTCGCCACCACCTTGGGCATCGACCATGTCGAGGCCGAGGTCCTGCCGGGCGACAAGCGCGACACCATCGCCCGCCTGCAAGACATCCACGGCGCCACAGCCTTCGTCGGCGACGGCATCAACGACGCCCCCGCCCTCGCGCAGGCCGATATCGGCATCGCCATGGGCACCGGCACGGACGTGGCCATCGAAAGCGCCGACGTGGTGCTCGTCTCGGGCAATCCCGCAAACGTGCTGACCGCGCTGCATGTCTCGCGCCGCACGCTGCGCAACATCCGCCAGAACCTCTTCTGGGCGTTTGCCTACAACGCCGCGCTCATTCCTGTCGCCGCCGGTGCGCTCTTCCCGCTGACCGGCGCACTCCTGTCACCGATGCTCGCCG belongs to Roseovarius sp. THAF27 and includes:
- a CDS encoding MalY/PatB family protein, with the protein product MTFDDPIERRGTNCSKWDKMEQIYGVPAEEGLAMWVADMDFRPPQAVSDALRGMLDPGIFGYYGDDSGYRRAICWWMETRHGWKVDPSWIFTTHGLVNGTGMCVDAFTDPGDGVVLFTPVYHAFARVITSAGRRVVECPLVDEDGRYRMDFAAYDEILDGSEKLLVLCSPHNPGGRVWTREELEGVAAFAKCHDLVLVSDEIHHDLVYPGHTHTVMAHIDGIADRLVMMTATTKTFNIAGSHSGNVIIADESLRARFAARMAGLGLSPNSFGLVMAEAAYSSEGAAWVDDLMLYLDGNRKLFDAGINAIPGLRSMPLEATYLSWVDFSGTGMGREEFTARVEKTAKIAANHGPTFGTGGESFLRFNIATQRARVQEAVARLQDAFSDLQ
- a CDS encoding DUF6882 domain-containing protein; amino-acid sequence: MNEILLEFAGRQADAGATQLPETYRQLAVNAAFHLKTRTAGSAVSSQVQEVSEFRLNLKKGRIVFVPPEGPEIAAEAQVIGTYSDDGSWMWAWGHPDVPVEMQQAAWAVQQFGERQEIEELLSRGGAIGAARLAEFQAICAYISDADGVFMGPHGAGGQVAVCYYLGNQLEGLLGG
- a CDS encoding glutathione S-transferase family protein, whose protein sequence is MGELIDGTWHTGWYDTKKHGGKFKRETSKFRNWITADGSAGPSGEGGFKAEAGRYHLYVSLACPWAHRALVFRRLKGLTDLIDVSVVHPDMLSDGWTFDTDFPGATGDKLFGLPFARDLYIRANPDTTGHVTVPILWDMQRDTIVSNESAEIIRMFNSAFNDITGNDDDYYPKELRDEIEDINERVYHTVNNGVYKAGFATTQDAYEDAVIPLFETLDWLEGLLSERRYLAGAQLTEADWRLFTTLIRFDKVYHGHFKCNRARIVDYPNLWGYLRELYQWPEVAQTVNFDHITRHYHYSHDMINPHRIIPIGPDLDLTAPHGRDKG
- the rpmB gene encoding 50S ribosomal protein L28, with product MSRRCELTGKGPMVGNNSSHANNKTKRRYLPNLNDVTLQSETLGRGIKLRITAAALRSVDHRGGLDGFLAKSKDAELSDRALKVKKEIAKAQAANA
- a CDS encoding IS3 family transposase (programmed frameshift) translates to MGNGNRPTPEFRREAVRLALTSGRTRREIAEDLGIGLSTLTRWLSRERDAGGPVEASVDLHAELKRLRRENAVLKQERDILKKAATFFAKDGKSMSFAFIEAEKASFPIRRMCHVLGVSQSGFFAWRDRPACHRQQQDMIHLAHIRTAFELSNGTYGSPRMHRDLVDEGLKIGRHRTARLMHENQLIARQKRRFKRTTDSEHAWPVAPNLVAQDFAADCPDRKWGADISYIWTAEGWLYLAIVLDLFSRRVVGWATSDRLKRDLAIAALRHALAARNPEPGLVHHSDRGSQYCSVDYQARLRKRGILISMSGRGNCYDNSMVETFFKTIKSELIWPVAWKSRQQAENAIARYIDGFYNPVRRHSSLGFQSPIAFERKAREVS
- the rpe gene encoding ribulose-phosphate 3-epimerase, encoding MPFDRSVKIAPSILSADFANFGAEIRAIEDQGADWVHVDVMDGHFVPNLTFGPPAVKAFRPHVTTFMDVHLMIAPVDVYIEAYAEAGADMISAHVEAGPHIHRTLQAIRGAGCKAGVCVNPGTPLESIEYVLDMVDMVVLMTVNPGFGGQKFIMSGVEKTRRLRQMIGDREVHIQIDGGVTPETAPLVVEAGADVLVAGSAVFKGGSVEAPEVYGQNMQAIRAAVAG
- a CDS encoding long-chain fatty acid--CoA ligase, giving the protein MLGQMQHRPLRIIDILTYAAEAFPEQGLVSVRDEGDTHRTTYPQTLARVCQLAHALDALDLKTGNRIATLAWNGYRHFELYYAIAGIGGVCHTINPRLPPEQMQYILDHAQDSAICVDISLVPLLEKVTLPNGCRVIVLTDADHMPDAPDGALAYEDLLADQPQTYDWPSFPEDTAAGLCYTSGTTGNPKGALYSHRSTVLHALLVIAGHPQSLRHGSRVLPVVPLFHVNAWGMPYTAPLAGMTMVMPGRQLDGASLYDLMDSEQVFSAWGVPTVWAGLQQEIAKRGTPPNGFKDLVVGGSAAPRSMIAAFEEMGVNVNQAWGMTEMSPIGTRGILPSRLNDAPLDERIDAKVGAGRRLFGVEFKLKDDAGNLVPHDGESPGELFVRGSTVISGYYNNDDATAAAMDEDGWFGTGDVATVDDNGRLIVRDRAKDLVKSGGEWISSIDLENAAISHPLIDTCAVIAVPHPKWDERPVLVVVPAGDEKPTLADIHAHLEPHFAKWQMPDDILFTDALPLTATAKVSKLTLREQFSDYVHPDLREDGA
- a CDS encoding phosphotransferase family protein: MSLPLDTAALEAWAKTHLPALEGPITATKFSGGQSNPTYRLDTPSGQFVLRRKPPGVLLKSAHAVDREYRVQKALAETGVPVPKMHALCENDSVIGSAFYVMDHVEGRNFDQPSLPEIAPEDRAPLIDAMNRTLVAIHSVDLDATGLADYGPPGHYCERQTERWTQQYRATATEDIAEMDALIDWLFAHMPPDDGQRTLVHGDYRLDNLLFAPDTPRVAAVLDWELSTTGHPYADLAAVIMQWSMPATAEGRGLEGIDRAAHGLWSDRQFIDTYCERRGIPGIADFNFYLAFTYFRMAAILQGVKKRALDGNASDPDRALKLGAYVPFFARSGLKAATE
- a CDS encoding PaaI family thioesterase; the protein is MTDTFDPNLREAPSPLSETLGFDMTDWSEGYARVEAPIAPHLMNRQGLPHGGVYAAILDTAMGFCGCFTGDPNVKQNALTLSMTVNYLARATGKHLVAEARVTGGGRSTFFAKGEVRDDTGTLIAEATGVFKLRARK